The Rosa rugosa chromosome 3, drRosRugo1.1, whole genome shotgun sequence sequence caaatagtaagcccaaatgttaggcccgatttgtaggcctaaatagtgagcccaattgttcggcccgaatagtaggcccaaatgttaaacccaaattggtttgggccggttcgaaatgtagATGGTTcggttcttcggcccaattggccagccctaatgcttagccaaggattgagcaagcccaagtcatcgtcactgggtgacatattttattggcgtgcttttggggatgatttgttttgagtgatgctaattgagtagcgaaacgctttgtgggagtgtttactgtgcttgtatgccagtacagggtgaagatctatgtgaggatctatgagataatctctgtgaagatctaagtgatgatctatgtgatgatccatgtgatgattttgtgtaattgatgtggagtgatgttgagcagttgtgttgtgagtttacgtttgtgatgaaaggatttagtggccataggaatgtatttttatacaaagggctgaggctttgtagattactacagatttggaaaagatggagattctatagttaggtcaaccttaatcgagaggaattgatttacgcttaaatttcgggacgaaatttctttaaggagggtagattgtaataccccgaaaaatccaaattaaattccgtggatttttagaaatgatttcacgataataggagcgagtacgaagcttggaaaagttgtggaattagttcgaacgattttatttcgaaaacgaacgttatttaggggctcgcgaaagttgtctttttatacgttcaaaatttgggaaaacttccttcatggaagttgtagagcttgtcgatacgatctcgtgcatatgtggaacgcaatattcggagttcgtatgaataagttatgaatatttgaaaattgggaattttctataaatatcaaaaaaaatgttgactttttcattaaggacgaaaacatgttgaatttgcggaacagtccccgcgttttctctctgtctctcttcagaaccctcgggtcccgaccgacccgacccggccaaacgacGGCCCTACGACTTCCTCCGGCCTCGGACCCGGAGCTTTTCGAGGTCGCCGCCGCACGCTGAGCAGCTCCCCAGCCtcgccttgctccgccgctgctccaaaagatggatcgaagccacccagacgCATGATtctgacccggccggaaaaccacttttccggcgttgcatgggccgatcgtccccagtttcgtgatctcctcctccccctgatcatccctatgtaagtctttcatcacgattttgagtgtagaccgctagatcaaggtttgactttttggacgcctctgattcaatctaggatctgatcgtgcgaccgagattaatccaacttcaacgcttgatctaggacgatctagaccttgtctcagaaaaagtcaggtattaaagtggttcaattctgtattttgaagaagtttgtagttgacaactttagcatctgaaGTGGTtagccggcgttgaccgccgcgttgaccgccgtctgtcctccgcatgtggcggtgcgtcggaccatattttgagtttatattatctgggcgatgatctatgcatccatacgagcgttttgatatattacaaggttatgttagaaaaagttggtaaatagtggatttacgtttttacgttactatttacggtttttacgttttatcttcggtttacgatctacgaagatcagaccatctgttttacttcaaattttaatatgttgattgtatgactgtcccggtgactttgtgaggtcacgggcgaagatccgaccgttggatcttcgtatatttgagaaatagtgattcggaaggcgattcgtgagaatccgaccgtcggattttcatataattttgtggagatgttagtaagggcgattcaggaagatctgaccgttggatcttcgtgataattttggaggatgatcctaagggcgatccgtgaggatccgaccgttggatcatcatataaatttgatctgaccgttggatcatcattaaattagaatccgaccgttggatttctgtatatgtgtggtctatgaatgatttctaagttaagatcgtgtttgactaggtggttgatggattgattggtgaacgatttcggatcgttgtttttgagctgttaagaagacgcagcgggaatttagaggtgagtaaacctcacgtggttcatattacgaaccgaataaatttaattaccttattttgtcgtaattgtgtgaaaatatttatagaataaatatttgttttaaaatcatatggacttgatcaactacggtccatgggtaagtaaaatgatttttactatacaaatgaatttctcggttttattgcatgtgaactatagttggtattagtgattatccctgagcggataattacgtatatatatacttacgtgattatatgtgaatggtgtgacattgaagagtgtggaattgggatgattaaattattatgaattgacatgtgacttaccataattatatgtgatgaacatgattgatgagttcttgttaatattcatgatttacattggaggatgtatagagttagagaatgtagggttctgaggatgaggtgtctgaagttcgacggttaaggataaccggagtatttgtgtgctgaggacggggatgtccaaggtgcgacggtttattattaaccgaagttgtgtgctgaggacggggatgtccaaagcgcgacggtttattattaaccgaagtatatggtgctgaggacggggatgtccaaagcgcgacggtttattattaaccgaagtatgtcgcattacttgcacctaggccaaggtgactggtagcgatgtggttagagctctaacgtgctgttgggatggaccaaagtggtgttatgtgggttgggtttttgcaggaccagtgtggtgtattgtgatttgaggattgtgaaaatgtattccttgtggttttacatgagtggtttgatgtctctttgcagacgtaatactgttgaattttacttgaactgaaatttaataaatcaacagttctttctttttactcatacgggctgtcaaaagcttaccgggttttgtgttgttgcaatcccggtacactattcaaacggtgtagcggataaccctgcaggtcaggagaaccaggacggtgatcgggcagcttagaatagtgttatgtgaattacagcattatattgtgaggtttgttatgctcatttagagctttacaattttactttgtaagagtgaattgtaataattaactcgaggttttcgagttttgtgttgagtggcgagtggtgtgtttgtttctgagaaaaaaattcagaacgttatttgtattaattgtttattcatgtttcggatttgaattggttattcaaaattcggggcgtgacaataatGTTGCATATAATGATTTGCAACATATGCAAAAGAATCATTGTTTGTTGCAAATGACTTTAAATGAGGCTGGATTGTTTGTCTCAtttaataattatttatttaaaaatttcaaaataatttgaatattaaaaaaattaatttattaataataataaaagatttattaaatcataaatCAAATAGAGTTTACAAAATTCTacccaaaaataataatagctaataaaaagaaaaattgtttgCCAAGCTAGACTAGCTAAATCCTAATccaaaaattactaaaaataacTATGAATCACAAATCTTCCTCCAAATCCTCTGTTTCAGAATTATCTCCATTGTTTTGGACACCGTCTTCATCTCTTCCAAAGACATCATCTTCTTCACTGTTGGGTACTACGATATTCATGTCAATGTTTTCTGTATCAGCAAAGCAACCTTGGCTATTCATCATGAACTTCTTCAACATTGTCATTAGCTGTGCATTTTGTGACCGCATAGTGTCCACAGTTGATTCAAGCTTCTTCACTTTATCTTGCATTACGTTCATCTTAGAACTCACAGCTGTTGAAGATGTAACAGTTGGAAGCTCCATGCGAGGAAACGAGCCTAAACCACGAACTCTTTTTCCCTTCCTTCCACACTCTTCAGCCATGATTGGAATCTCATCACGCGCAGTAACTTGTACAGATTCTGGTGGAATACCCTCTGGTGCCTCCAAGGTTAGTTTCTCCTTATGCTCTTCTCTCTTATTTTTCAGTCGAtcctacaaaaataaaatataaaaacaaaaataaatatgttATTTACTTATATATTTAAATAGTAATTATTTTCCCAAAACTAATACGACTTTAACAAAATTGATAACAATACTTACATATTTATCACGTGCAGCATCACTAACCCAATTGCTATTTGAATCTTGATACATAGCTGCCCAATTGTCTATGAAAGACAAAGGATTGCCCTCCTGCAATTTAAAAAAATCTCCCAAATTAACAATTATTCAAGATAACATTTTAATTAACTCATTAAATTTACCTTGGCTGTCCTCAAAGCATGTTGAATGAAAGGCATAGCTCCACCACAATGCGTACTCCTTTGTCTCTTTCGGCTAGTTGAATTCTTCTCGCATTTATCCTTTataacatgcatcctcataaaaggtgacatccatggtaacaaaaactttctgtgtaggaggatgaaaacacttgtagcccttctgatgaacaccatagcccacaaatacacactttaatgccctggcatcgagtttggaccgttgattcttaggaacatggacgaacacaacacacccaaatacacgagcagggagattagaaaacgaagggacatacacatgatttgaaagggcagcatagggggtttgaccattgagaacagaggaaggtagcctattgatgagatgacaagcagtaagaattgcatctccccaaagatacttaggcatatgagcactaaatagaagagaccgagctatgtcaagaacatgacgattctttctttctgacaccccattttgttcaggggtttgagggcaagtagtttgatgaataatcccatgagaatgaaagaattggtgaaactgagaattgacaaactcccccccattatcagaacgaaagactttaatattggctccaaattgattttgaacaagagcaaaaaattcttggaaagcagagaagacttcatatttgtgtttcaacaaagcgacccaagtaagacgggtataatcatcaataaacaaaacaaaccaatgtttgccagacaaggttgactcacgggaaggtccccagacatcagaatgaataagctcaaaaggaaaagaactcctagtagtactcaaaggataactagtacgatgacttttagctaagacacatgactcacaatgcaacttagactcatcaatgcccagaaacaaggacagcatagatttcttcatgacactaaaggaaggatgtcccaatctccgatgccatagccataattcttcaacttgattagtaaccccagtcgaaatcaaagctgcttggactgccttctccggcttcattccggcaaacatgcaatccagatggaatagtcgacccctcagataacccctgccgattatttccctggtgaggaggtcttgaaaaatcacatacaaaggaaaaaatattacagaacaccgagattgagtattaagctgaggcacagatataagatgatgagagagaccagggacataaagaacatcatgtagtgtcaaagaaggggtgagacgaacataccctattcctaaaacaggaaaagaatcaccattggcattgacaacagaggaaatagagggtggattgagaaaaagaaagaaactacgatcataggtcatatggtcagatgctccagaatcaattatccaagtattgccaccagtaaagccagaaatttttaaagcaactccaatctTACCATTACCACAGCAACTTACGGATTTTGTCAACAAAGTTGGTGTGATCTGATTTTGTCACGGCAtagtaatcttggtcttgaacaagACGACCAGCAGCCTTTCCCTTAGGTTTGTTGTCCTGAGGTCGTGGCCTATCAAAGTAGCCTGCtggaaaaccaaccaacctGTAACAGTTTGCTTTGATGTGGCCTGGATTCTTGCAGTAGTTACAAGTCAGACTTGAGGAGAACACGGGGGAAGAAGGAGCTTTCACCATGGTGAATATGCAGcggaaggaaaaacaacaaagtacttggaaatataagaaggcaacggtgatgaaaggatcaaaggacaacgaacaaatccaagcacaaagaacaagagtcaaggatcaaaggacaatgagtcagagtccaggatcagatctctgctctgataccaagtcaaaatataacaagaaacaagagacaattttggctgaattactttttgatatttcattcaccttacaagaaggaattatatacaaattacaattgtgcctaataagacaagtactactcctaaggcaagtagtaaatctaataatactacatatattacaaaatattacagatcacataatattacagaatatctacataaataaggtaagtatgactcacgccaacacatTCTGTATACAAAATACCTGTACACATGGTAAGAAGAAACATGACTATAACACCAAGTGGATTGTTGGATTGACTTTTATTATTTGACAAGGTTAGATCTAACATGAACCCAAGACCATTCGGCTTTGAGAAAGATTGTAGTTTACTGAATTATTTCACTGTTTTTTGTGCTTATGGTGCActtaggccatgtttgtttcccggaaagtgggtgttgggaaaggaaatactttcctttcctgcgtttggggacagccaaggaaggaaaacactttcccaaagcaAAGGAAAAAATGGAGGAATTTGGTTCCCTCCCCCCCCCtccggaaacactttcccaaaggaaaggaaagtgattcttttcctttccagtcaaccaaacatggccttagtTCAATCACTCCCCACCTCATTACACATTAGTTTTGCTTTATTTAATCTCAATATGGGAATGATCTAACATGAACCCAAGACCATTCAGCTTTGAGAAAGATTGTAGTTTACTTAAGTCTTTCACTTTTGTGCTTATGGTACACTATGAAGTATGAATTAGGTTAGTTCAATCACTTCCCACTTCATTACACCTAGGTTTGTTTTATTTAATCTCAATATGGGTATGAGCTATTAAACACCACAGAAACTAAACAGAGATTTCTTAATTCTCTGTTACCTAGATCTCTATCCTTTAGAGGCCCAATTGTCCGTCTATTTTTCAGAGTTCTCAATGCATGCCTGCAGAAATTACTTATTATGCTTTAGGGGGAATGTGAGACAAATGGTTAATTTTCTATTTCTGCTTTTTGATGGTCATATGATATATGTACTGGTTATGGAGGTTTCTAAATTTTGTTTCTATTGACCAGCGATTCAAGTTTTTGAAGAGGTATCAAGGATTTGTTATGTTAATCATGAAAAAGATTAGTCTATTcaagattttcgtataattatTTGTAGATGAAGCTTGTAAAACAATCAAGTCAATTCAACTTTTGTTTCGTGCAATACAATCATTAGCTTGTCATTTGTTGTATGTGAAGAAGTATTAATTTTTGGACTATTCAGTTTACTCCTTC is a genomic window containing:
- the LOC133736218 gene encoding uncharacterized protein LOC133736218; the protein is MPFIQHALRTAKEGNPLSFIDNWAAMYQDSNSNWVSDAARDKYDRLKNKREEHKEKLTLEAPEGIPPESVQVTARDEIPIMAEECGRKGKRVRGLGSFPRMELPTVTSSTAVSSKMNVMQDKVKKLESTVDTMRSQNAQLMTMLKKFMMNSQGCFADTENIDMNIVVPNSEEDDVFGRDEDGVQNNGDNSETEDLEEDL